Proteins from a genomic interval of Leeia speluncae:
- a CDS encoding RNA methyltransferase: protein MKSILEKIDLSADLPLNRIRVVLSHTSHPGNIGATARAMKNMGLSKLYLVNPKHFPDEEATTRASGAADVLENAIVVDSLAKALEGTVVAAALTSRRRELGPELMDARRCAAHLCDLAQTEEVALVFGNETNGLSIEEVSLCNLLVTIPTNPVYSSLNLAQAVQVLTYECRMAINTSVENVVERHQLATHEEIELFYQHLEQSLIEVGFLNPANPKRLMPRLRRLFGRKQLEKEEVDILRGMIKVMQKGKGKNGLES from the coding sequence GTGAAATCAATTCTTGAAAAAATCGATCTTTCAGCAGATTTGCCACTGAATCGCATTCGAGTGGTGCTTTCTCACACTTCTCACCCTGGCAATATTGGCGCAACGGCGAGAGCAATGAAAAACATGGGTTTATCGAAATTATACCTCGTGAACCCAAAGCATTTTCCAGATGAGGAAGCAACAACTCGCGCGAGTGGCGCTGCCGATGTACTTGAAAACGCAATCGTTGTGGACTCATTAGCAAAAGCATTAGAAGGTACTGTCGTTGCTGCGGCACTGACTAGCAGACGCCGTGAGTTAGGCCCAGAACTGATGGATGCGCGTCGTTGTGCTGCACATCTATGCGATCTTGCCCAAACAGAGGAAGTCGCCCTTGTTTTTGGCAATGAAACAAATGGTTTGTCGATTGAAGAGGTTTCTCTTTGCAACCTACTAGTGACAATTCCTACCAATCCGGTCTATTCTTCTCTAAACCTTGCTCAAGCTGTGCAGGTACTGACCTATGAATGCCGGATGGCAATTAATACCTCAGTAGAAAATGTGGTGGAACGTCACCAACTTGCTACCCATGAAGAAATCGAGTTGTTTTACCAGCATCTTGAGCAATCTTTAATTGAAGTAGGATTTCTAAACCCCGCCAACCCGAAACGGTTGATGCCAAGACTGCGTCGCTTGTTTGGACGTAAACAATTAGAAAAAGAAGAAGTAGATATTTTGCGTGGCATGATAAAGGTCATGCAAAAGGGAAAGGGCAAGAATGGATTGGAATCATGA
- a CDS encoding 50S ribosomal protein L25/general stress protein Ctc, with product MAIEVIAQARAQEGSGASRRLRRAGKVPGIVYGGNTAAVSIELDHNSTYYALQNEAFHSSILDLVVDGKTEQVLLRATQWHAYKQQVLHIDFQRVAADQKLQMKVPLHFVNGDVCPGVKLGGGIVNHILTEVQVSCLPADLPEFIEVDLVGLTAESAIHLSELKLPKGVELVAQAGDLAVAAIAAVRG from the coding sequence ATGGCTATCGAAGTTATTGCACAAGCTCGTGCACAAGAAGGTTCGGGTGCGAGCCGCCGCCTTCGCCGTGCAGGCAAAGTTCCTGGTATCGTTTACGGTGGCAACACTGCTGCTGTTTCTATCGAACTAGATCACAACTCAACATACTACGCACTACAGAACGAAGCTTTCCACAGCTCAATTCTTGACCTAGTTGTTGATGGCAAAACTGAACAAGTTTTGTTGCGCGCTACCCAATGGCACGCGTACAAACAACAAGTTTTGCACATTGATTTCCAGCGCGTTGCTGCAGATCAGAAACTACAAATGAAAGTGCCTTTGCACTTTGTTAATGGTGATGTTTGCCCAGGCGTTAAGCTTGGCGGCGGTATCGTTAACCACATCTTGACTGAAGTTCAAGTTTCTTGCTTGCCAGCAGACCTACCAGAGTTCATCGAAGTTGACTTGGTTGGCCTAACTGCTGAATCAGCAATTCACTTGTCTGAACTAAAACTGCCAAAAGGCGTTGAGCTAGTTGCTCAAGCTGGTGACTTGGCTGTTGCTGCGATTGCTGCTGTTCGCGGTTAA
- the mutM gene encoding bifunctional DNA-formamidopyrimidine glycosylase/DNA-(apurinic or apyrimidinic site) lyase, with product MPELPEVETTKKGIAPHVEGAIVSAVVVRQPKLRWPVTPGLDSLLIGKRLLKVERRAKYLLLDFGEGWLLIHLGMSGSLRVLTIDTELKKHDHIDISFTDPEDNRSIILRYHDPRRFGAVLWIPDHWSIHPLLAKLGPEPLTDAFNKEYLYNKMRTLRTPIKTTIMDQSVVVGVGNIYASESLFSSKIHPQQPANTLSVEDCELLVREIKQTLQLAIQSGGSTLRDYVNSAGDTGYFQHVFKVYDRAGEGCVVCSKPIELIRLGQRSTFFCSNCQSLR from the coding sequence ATGCCTGAATTACCAGAGGTGGAGACTACAAAAAAGGGAATTGCTCCTCATGTAGAGGGAGCAATTGTTTCTGCGGTAGTTGTTCGACAACCCAAGTTGAGATGGCCAGTTACTCCTGGTCTGGATTCTCTGTTGATTGGTAAGCGGTTGCTAAAAGTCGAGAGGCGAGCAAAGTACTTGTTATTGGATTTTGGTGAGGGTTGGTTGTTAATTCACTTGGGTATGTCTGGCTCGTTACGTGTTTTGACCATTGATACTGAATTAAAAAAGCATGATCACATAGACATCTCTTTTACGGATCCAGAGGATAATCGGTCAATCATTCTGCGATATCACGACCCTCGTCGATTTGGTGCGGTGTTGTGGATACCTGATCACTGGTCAATCCATCCCTTGCTTGCTAAATTGGGACCCGAGCCGCTAACGGATGCATTTAATAAAGAATACTTGTACAACAAAATGCGGACGCTTCGCACTCCAATCAAAACGACCATTATGGATCAGTCTGTCGTCGTGGGGGTTGGGAATATCTACGCGTCGGAATCTTTGTTTTCATCGAAAATACATCCTCAGCAACCAGCTAATACCCTATCTGTTGAAGATTGCGAATTGCTTGTGCGTGAAATAAAACAGACTTTGCAGCTGGCAATTCAAAGTGGGGGAAGTACTTTACGAGATTATGTGAACTCAGCTGGTGATACTGGCTATTTTCAGCATGTGTTTAAAGTATATGATCGTGCAGGTGAGGGGTGTGTTGTCTGCAGTAAGCCGATTGAGCTAATTAGACTCGGTCAGAGAAGTACCTTTTTTTGTTCAAATTGTCAGTCTTTACGCTGA
- a CDS encoding ribose-phosphate pyrophosphokinase, translated as MAYNNLMVFTGNGNPALAEEVVHHLDIPLGNATVGRFSDGEVTVELLENVRGRDVFVLQSTCQPTNDNLMEVLLIVDALKRASAGRITAAIPYFGYARQDRRPRSVRVPISAKVVANMLVSAGVDRVLTVDLHADQIQGFFDIPVDNIYATPLLLEDLVQKNYPNLMVVSPDVGGVLRARAMAKLLNSDLAIIDKRRPKANVAEVMNIIGDVEGRTCVIMDDMVDTANTLCKAADALKQHGAEKVLAYTTHPVLSGPAVERIAQSALDELVVTNTIPLSPQAQECEKIRSLSIAKLLAKTIKRISNEDSVSSLFAD; from the coding sequence ATGGCGTACAATAATCTGATGGTATTTACCGGCAACGGTAATCCGGCACTCGCTGAAGAAGTTGTTCACCATCTGGACATCCCTTTAGGGAATGCGACAGTTGGTAGATTTTCAGACGGCGAAGTAACTGTCGAACTTCTTGAGAATGTGCGCGGCCGCGATGTATTCGTGTTGCAATCTACCTGTCAGCCAACCAATGACAACCTAATGGAAGTCTTGTTGATTGTTGACGCACTAAAACGTGCTTCTGCTGGTCGTATTACCGCTGCTATTCCTTATTTTGGTTATGCTCGCCAAGATCGCCGTCCACGTTCTGTACGCGTACCGATCTCAGCAAAAGTTGTGGCAAACATGTTAGTTTCTGCGGGTGTTGACCGTGTACTGACCGTTGATTTGCACGCAGACCAAATTCAAGGCTTCTTTGATATCCCTGTCGATAACATTTACGCCACTCCTCTTCTACTAGAAGACCTAGTTCAGAAGAACTACCCTAATTTAATGGTTGTTTCTCCTGACGTTGGTGGCGTACTTCGTGCTCGCGCTATGGCAAAATTACTAAACTCTGATTTAGCCATCATTGACAAACGTCGCCCTAAAGCAAACGTTGCCGAAGTGATGAATATCATTGGCGATGTTGAAGGCCGTACCTGCGTGATCATGGACGACATGGTGGATACTGCAAATACGCTATGTAAAGCAGCCGATGCACTAAAACAGCATGGCGCTGAAAAAGTATTAGCGTACACCACTCACCCTGTGCTTTCTGGCCCAGCTGTTGAGCGTATTGCGCAAAGCGCATTGGATGAATTAGTGGTAACGAACACCATTCCACTCAGTCCACAAGCACAAGAATGCGAGAAGATTCGCTCACTATCTATCGCCAAACTGTTAGCGAAGACAATTAAGCGAATCAGCAATGAGGATTCTGTAAGCTCTTTATTTGCAGACTAA
- the ispE gene encoding 4-(cytidine 5'-diphospho)-2-C-methyl-D-erythritol kinase, producing MHHIFPSPAKINLFLHVTGRRDDGYHLLQTAFTFIDLIDEVKINVREDGQLLSSQPLDGIPFENDLCYKAALLLKTYTGSTLGADIAVNKNIPMGGGLGGGSSNAATVLIALNLLWNTNLDNETLQRLGLQLGADVPIFIFGHSAFAEGIGEKLQKIEVPEKYYLLAMPQVNVPTVEIFKDPLLTRDTPTIIMPDFRECTQQSLKNDLQPIACKQFKEVAEAVELLSQFGKAIMTGSGACVFVEFDDQQTAESAKKILPKHLPSKVVRGYNSHPLHSMAKTA from the coding sequence ATGCATCATATATTTCCGTCCCCAGCCAAAATCAACCTCTTTCTTCATGTCACGGGAAGAAGAGATGATGGCTATCACCTACTTCAAACCGCATTTACCTTCATTGACTTAATAGATGAAGTAAAAATTAATGTTCGTGAAGATGGGCAACTATTAAGCAGCCAACCCTTAGACGGTATCCCATTTGAAAATGATCTTTGCTACAAAGCTGCGTTACTGTTAAAAACATATACAGGGAGCACATTAGGGGCAGACATAGCGGTTAATAAGAACATCCCGATGGGAGGCGGACTTGGCGGGGGGAGTTCTAACGCAGCAACGGTGCTTATTGCCTTAAATCTGTTATGGAATACGAATCTAGATAATGAAACCTTACAGCGATTAGGCTTACAACTCGGCGCAGATGTCCCTATATTCATCTTTGGACATTCCGCTTTTGCAGAAGGCATTGGTGAAAAACTTCAAAAAATTGAGGTGCCTGAAAAATACTATCTATTAGCAATGCCGCAAGTGAATGTACCTACAGTTGAAATTTTTAAAGACCCCCTATTGACAAGAGACACTCCTACCATCATAATGCCGGACTTCCGTGAATGCACGCAGCAATCACTTAAAAACGACTTACAACCAATAGCTTGTAAGCAGTTTAAAGAAGTTGCTGAAGCAGTCGAGTTACTAAGCCAATTTGGCAAAGCAATCATGACAGGTTCCGGAGCGTGTGTGTTTGTTGAGTTCGACGACCAGCAAACGGCAGAATCAGCAAAAAAAATTCTGCCAAAACACTTGCCAAGCAAAGTAGTTCGTGGTTATAATTCGCACCCTCTACACAGCATGGCTAAGACAGCATAA
- a CDS encoding tetratricopeptide repeat protein, translating into MNRWIAAMLGWLCITGGAIAAPQGSTEKENLLQDQKYLQSVYRYLIAEVAKQRGQPGLSIPLYAQLLKDYPNPLIARQGVEAAIRAGRYGNALEFVSIWNHLDKEDPIAQDWLISLIFKSPNPLQYRAQLENILKDNPDKAGAIWITLAARASEATQKTVSATMLDEMADGYPSLAEAWWAKAYAAEARGDDESVITHLKHAIQLKPDWEPAFIQYARLSAKQDMKTGITLLEGFVNKYPNATEARLAYARLLVTDRQFAKAKGAFEIAQRQKPDNPDISYAIGILSLQSGDLAKAEASLQQSLDLDYSDQDAVYLLLGEIEEKKNQPENAIAYYLQVTGSSFAGAQLRVADILDGKKEYNRAIDLLDKAIEQQPAMQKQFSDAKLILLKHAHRLDDAYQLVSQRISTDKKNPDLYYERAMLADQLGNSKQLETDLKEAIALEPKHARSLNALGYTMADQLGKAEEGLPLIEQALALEPDNPAYIDSLGWAQYRLGRLTEAETNLRKAYEMEDDAEIAAHYGEVLWVNGKKEDARKIWNASQQKSPDRTEVAETIKRLNAN; encoded by the coding sequence ATGAACCGCTGGATAGCCGCAATGTTGGGATGGTTATGTATTACCGGAGGAGCAATCGCCGCACCTCAAGGTTCAACAGAAAAAGAAAACCTTCTACAAGATCAAAAATACTTACAATCCGTTTACCGCTATTTAATTGCAGAGGTAGCTAAACAGCGTGGTCAGCCAGGGCTATCTATCCCATTGTATGCGCAATTATTAAAGGACTACCCTAACCCACTGATCGCAAGGCAAGGTGTAGAAGCCGCTATTCGCGCAGGTAGATACGGGAATGCACTTGAGTTCGTTTCTATATGGAATCATTTAGACAAAGAAGACCCGATTGCACAAGACTGGTTAATCTCTCTTATATTTAAGAGCCCAAACCCGTTGCAGTACAGAGCTCAACTTGAAAATATATTAAAGGACAATCCTGATAAAGCGGGTGCAATTTGGATTACGCTAGCCGCAAGAGCTTCGGAAGCCACCCAAAAAACAGTTAGCGCGACGATGCTAGATGAAATGGCAGACGGCTACCCTAGCTTAGCAGAGGCATGGTGGGCGAAAGCCTATGCAGCAGAAGCAAGAGGAGATGACGAAAGCGTTATCACCCATTTAAAGCATGCTATTCAGTTAAAGCCAGACTGGGAGCCTGCATTTATTCAGTATGCGCGACTATCCGCTAAGCAAGATATGAAGACAGGGATTACGCTTCTTGAAGGCTTTGTTAATAAATATCCAAATGCAACCGAGGCGAGATTGGCCTATGCAAGATTATTAGTCACCGATAGGCAATTTGCAAAAGCCAAAGGAGCCTTTGAAATTGCCCAACGCCAAAAACCAGATAATCCCGACATCTCCTACGCGATTGGTATTTTATCACTACAATCTGGTGATTTAGCCAAGGCCGAAGCCTCGCTTCAACAGTCTCTTGACCTAGATTATTCGGATCAAGATGCAGTTTACCTTCTGCTTGGAGAAATCGAAGAAAAGAAAAACCAACCTGAAAATGCGATTGCCTACTACCTTCAGGTAACAGGCAGTAGTTTCGCAGGCGCACAATTGCGCGTTGCAGACATTTTAGATGGCAAAAAAGAATACAACCGTGCAATTGACTTATTAGACAAGGCTATTGAACAACAACCCGCTATGCAAAAACAATTTAGCGATGCAAAGCTTATTTTACTAAAGCATGCTCACCGCCTAGACGATGCATACCAATTGGTTAGCCAACGAATCAGCACAGACAAAAAGAACCCTGATCTTTACTACGAAAGAGCCATGCTGGCCGATCAACTTGGCAACAGCAAGCAACTAGAAACCGATCTCAAAGAAGCGATCGCATTAGAGCCAAAACACGCCAGATCATTAAATGCGCTAGGTTATACGATGGCTGACCAGTTAGGAAAAGCGGAAGAAGGACTTCCTCTCATTGAGCAAGCGTTAGCACTTGAGCCTGACAACCCAGCTTATATTGACAGCCTAGGGTGGGCGCAATACCGGCTAGGACGCCTTACTGAGGCAGAAACCAATTTACGTAAAGCCTACGAAATGGAAGACGATGCAGAAATTGCAGCGCACTACGGTGAGGTGCTATGGGTAAATGGCAAAAAAGAGGATGCAAGAAAAATATGGAATGCATCCCAACAAAAATCGCCCGATCGCACTGAAGTCGCAGAAACCATTAAAAGATTGAACGCAAATTAA
- the lolB gene encoding lipoprotein insertase outer membrane protein LolB — MTVFLAACSSVSTKDEPDTGEMVFETNGRLGIKHDDQSDQVQVYWKHGSKGDWVRLEGPLGQTVATLANTPSNTILVTSDKTWEAKDPESLTEEVLGWQLPLTGLRNWILGRPDDVSRSGAFQFSSIDGVSTLEQAGWTIRYLSIDSANNLPKKINLSRESLQIRIVIDEWATGPAFKAIPNQDK; from the coding sequence TTGACAGTTTTTTTAGCCGCCTGCAGCAGTGTTAGCACCAAAGATGAACCAGACACTGGTGAGATGGTATTTGAAACCAACGGACGCCTTGGCATCAAACATGATGACCAATCCGATCAAGTACAGGTGTACTGGAAGCATGGTAGCAAAGGCGACTGGGTTAGATTAGAAGGACCTTTAGGACAAACGGTAGCCACGCTGGCAAATACGCCTTCAAATACGATCTTGGTTACTAGTGATAAAACATGGGAAGCGAAAGACCCAGAATCTTTAACTGAGGAAGTTCTAGGCTGGCAACTACCATTAACAGGCTTGCGTAATTGGATACTTGGCAGACCTGATGATGTTAGCCGCTCAGGCGCATTTCAGTTTTCTAGCATCGATGGCGTTAGCACGCTTGAACAAGCAGGATGGACCATCAGGTATTTATCGATAGACAGCGCAAACAATTTGCCCAAAAAAATAAATTTATCAAGAGAATCACTTCAAATTAGAATTGTGATTGACGAATGGGCGACCGGCCCAGCCTTTAAAGCAATACCCAATCAAGACAAGTAA
- the pth gene encoding aminoacyl-tRNA hydrolase: MPIKLIVGLGNPGNEYESTRHNAGFWWVDQLARKGGGTMRVEGKFSGEVARVKLADEETWLQKPMTFMNRSGQAVGSLAKFYKITPEEILVVHDELDIPPGSIKLKQGGGHGGHNGLKDIIAHLGSPNFWRLRVGIGHPGDKSQVANFVLKAPTLNEQIEIDKSLDAATSVLTEVIKGDFSAAMLKLHTKK; encoded by the coding sequence ATGCCAATAAAGCTGATAGTTGGATTAGGTAATCCTGGCAATGAATACGAGTCAACTCGCCATAATGCGGGCTTTTGGTGGGTAGACCAGCTTGCGCGCAAAGGTGGGGGCACAATGCGTGTAGAAGGTAAGTTTTCAGGAGAAGTGGCAAGAGTAAAACTAGCTGACGAAGAGACTTGGCTTCAAAAACCAATGACCTTTATGAATCGAAGTGGCCAGGCTGTTGGTTCGCTTGCAAAGTTTTATAAAATCACACCTGAAGAAATTTTAGTTGTACATGATGAGCTAGATATCCCTCCTGGCAGCATTAAACTAAAACAAGGTGGTGGTCATGGTGGACACAATGGCTTAAAAGACATTATCGCGCATCTAGGCAGCCCAAATTTCTGGCGCTTACGTGTTGGCATTGGTCACCCCGGCGACAAATCTCAAGTAGCGAATTTTGTACTAAAAGCGCCAACACTGAATGAGCAAATTGAAATAGATAAGTCACTAGATGCTGCCACTAGCGTTTTAACCGAAGTGATTAAGGGTGACTTTTCAGCCGCCATGTTAAAACTGCACACAAAAAAGTGA
- a CDS encoding ABC transporter ATP-binding protein/permease produces the protein MDWNHEVSTSLLWLVKAFFITVIIFSVTCFTLARTTKWGRQIADIAWPYFCPKRSKKPLATVALLLLFTLFSVRMNVLFSFWYNGFYNALQKVDAKAFWLFLAIFSVLATIHVVRALLYYYLQQSFQIRWRVWLNERFLGRWTKEQAYFRTQYLAEDADNPDQRIQQDINTFTDSTMTLSLGLVDAVVSLIEFTTILWGLSGALHLFGTDIPRAMVFLVYIYVFIATLLAIRIGRPLVKLNFLNEQLSANYRYALIRLREYGESVAFFKGEKIERGILDNRFFAVIANAWEIVFRSIKFQGFNLTISQAAVVFPFIVQAPRFLSKQISLGDVMQTSQAFGQVQDALSFIRTSYDSFANYRAVINRLTGFSRAINAADRLPTADIEIGEKLETRHLCVLSPTEETMLTDLNLSVGKGESLLIKGKSGSGKTTLLRSLAGLWPFASGHVVIPEADKRLFLSQKAYMPLGSLKMGLCYPLAEEAFSDAEICDVLQKVQLGHLGKRITEEEDWTRILSLGEQQRLAFGRALLSKPEAIFLDEATSAMDEGLEDAMYSMLRSELPNTLIVSVGHRSTLIAHHQYSLVLEGKGSWRLQENS, from the coding sequence ATGGATTGGAATCATGAGGTAAGCACCAGTTTACTATGGCTGGTGAAGGCATTTTTTATCACAGTCATTATTTTTTCTGTCACTTGCTTCACGCTTGCACGAACGACGAAATGGGGCCGCCAGATTGCAGATATTGCTTGGCCCTATTTTTGCCCTAAACGTAGCAAAAAACCGTTGGCTACGGTTGCATTACTTCTCCTCTTTACGCTGTTCTCCGTTCGAATGAATGTTTTGTTTTCATTCTGGTATAACGGGTTTTACAACGCCTTGCAAAAAGTAGATGCCAAAGCATTTTGGCTATTTTTAGCCATTTTCTCTGTGCTCGCGACGATTCATGTTGTGCGTGCCTTGCTGTATTACTACCTGCAGCAATCTTTTCAGATTCGCTGGAGAGTGTGGCTAAACGAGCGTTTCTTAGGGCGCTGGACCAAAGAACAAGCTTATTTTCGCACCCAATATTTAGCGGAGGATGCGGATAACCCAGATCAACGTATTCAACAAGATATTAATACCTTTACGGATAGCACGATGACGCTATCGCTTGGATTAGTTGATGCTGTCGTATCTCTCATCGAATTCACGACGATTCTCTGGGGTTTGTCTGGTGCCTTACATTTATTTGGCACTGATATCCCTCGTGCAATGGTCTTTTTAGTTTATATCTACGTATTTATTGCCACTTTATTAGCGATTCGGATTGGCCGACCGCTCGTCAAATTAAACTTCTTAAATGAACAGTTAAGCGCGAACTACCGTTATGCACTCATTCGCTTAAGAGAATACGGTGAAAGCGTCGCCTTTTTTAAAGGCGAAAAAATTGAGCGTGGTATCTTAGATAATCGATTCTTTGCCGTGATTGCTAATGCTTGGGAGATCGTCTTCCGATCCATCAAGTTTCAAGGCTTTAACTTAACTATTAGCCAAGCGGCGGTAGTTTTCCCCTTTATTGTTCAGGCGCCACGTTTTTTGAGTAAGCAGATATCGTTGGGGGATGTCATGCAAACCTCACAAGCATTTGGACAGGTGCAGGATGCGTTATCTTTTATCCGTACGTCTTATGATTCATTTGCCAACTACCGCGCAGTAATTAATCGTTTGACTGGTTTTTCTCGTGCGATTAATGCGGCAGACAGGCTGCCAACAGCAGATATTGAAATTGGCGAGAAACTAGAGACAAGACACCTATGCGTGTTAAGCCCAACAGAAGAAACGATGCTGACAGATTTAAACCTGTCTGTCGGCAAAGGGGAGTCTTTGTTAATTAAAGGCAAATCTGGCAGTGGAAAGACCACCCTACTTCGCAGTTTGGCAGGATTATGGCCTTTTGCTAGCGGCCATGTCGTCATCCCAGAGGCGGATAAGCGCTTATTTTTATCGCAAAAAGCCTACATGCCATTAGGTAGCCTAAAAATGGGGCTTTGCTACCCATTAGCAGAAGAGGCATTTAGTGATGCGGAAATTTGTGACGTTTTGCAGAAGGTGCAGTTAGGTCACTTAGGCAAGCGTATTACAGAGGAAGAGGATTGGACGCGTATTTTATCGCTAGGCGAACAACAGCGATTAGCGTTTGGCCGCGCGCTACTATCTAAACCCGAGGCGATCTTTCTAGATGAAGCGACTTCTGCAATGGATGAAGGGCTAGAGGATGCCATGTATTCAATGCTTCGCAGCGAGTTACCTAACACACTGATTGTTAGTGTGGGGCATCGCAGCACACTCATTGCACACCACCAATATTCATTGGTCTTGGAAGGAAAAGGCAGTTGGCGACTTCAGGAAAATAGCTAA
- a CDS encoding inositol monophosphatase family protein, giving the protein MQSHPMLNIAVKAARRAASVITRASRNLDTLTVQSKQPNDLVSEVDRAAEATIIQTIQEAYPDHAILAEESGQIGDSEYVWVIDPLDGTTNFLHGFPHYCVSIALLHKGVPTQAVVYDPNRNHLFTASRGAGAFLDGRRIRVSKKTQLSEALLSTGFPYRELENLDTYVTTFKEFTLKSQGIRRPGSAALDLAYIAAGWVDGFWEFGLAPWDIAAGALLIKEAGGLVTDFAGEEGFMESGNVLAGTPRVFGQMLQVLQPLLPKPVDPDSFAAQN; this is encoded by the coding sequence ATGCAATCACATCCTATGCTCAACATTGCGGTGAAAGCTGCTCGCCGTGCAGCAAGCGTAATCACCCGCGCAAGCCGTAATTTGGACACACTTACCGTTCAATCCAAACAGCCAAACGATTTAGTAAGTGAAGTGGATCGTGCTGCAGAAGCTACCATTATTCAGACCATTCAAGAAGCGTATCCTGACCATGCTATTTTAGCAGAAGAAAGCGGTCAAATTGGTGACTCAGAGTACGTTTGGGTTATCGATCCTCTAGACGGTACCACCAACTTCCTTCACGGCTTCCCTCATTATTGTGTTTCTATTGCGTTGTTGCACAAAGGTGTACCAACTCAAGCGGTTGTTTACGATCCAAACCGTAACCATCTATTCACCGCAAGCCGTGGCGCTGGTGCGTTCTTAGATGGACGTCGTATTCGTGTATCTAAGAAAACACAATTGTCAGAAGCACTGCTATCTACCGGTTTTCCATATCGCGAATTAGAAAATCTAGACACCTATGTGACTACGTTCAAAGAGTTTACGCTGAAATCACAAGGGATCCGTCGTCCTGGTTCCGCCGCACTAGACTTGGCTTATATTGCTGCTGGCTGGGTAGATGGCTTCTGGGAGTTTGGTTTGGCACCTTGGGATATCGCTGCAGGCGCGTTACTAATTAAAGAGGCTGGTGGTTTGGTGACAGACTTTGCTGGTGAAGAAGGTTTCATGGAGAGCGGTAATGTGCTTGCAGGTACACCACGTGTATTTGGCCAGATGTTGCAAGTATTGCAACCATTGCTACCAAAGCCTGTTGATCCAGATAGCTTTGCTGCACAAAATTAA